One genomic window of Cannabis sativa cultivar Pink pepper isolate KNU-18-1 chromosome 2, ASM2916894v1, whole genome shotgun sequence includes the following:
- the LOC115719758 gene encoding copper-transporting ATPase HMA4, protein MEANGVAELKEPLLECSDSDSVAITIPDLDHKKNEKISSIMFRVGGMECASCAVSIESALGKLNGVRSVMVSPLQGQAVIKYVPELINVKTIKEALEDTGFTAEEFPEQDIAVCRLRIKGMACTSCSESVERALQMINGVKKAVVGLTLEEAKVHFDSSVIDTDHIIEAIEDAGFGATLISSGNEGNKVHLKLEGVNNPEDITTIKTSLESTPGVVDVSFDMTEHKVTISYDPDVTGPRSLIKCIEEAGHDPSPFSASLYVPPRQRKEEQLHEIRVFRNQFFVSCLFTVPIFMFSMVLPMLPPYGDWLEYKIHNMLSIGMILSWILCTPVQFVVGRRFYVGSYHALRRKSANMDVLVALGSNAAYFYSVYVVIKSLTSETFEGQEFFETSAMLISFILLGKYLEVVAKGKTSDALEKLTDLAPDSAHLVTLDGDGNVTSEMEINTQLIQKNDIIKIVPGAKVPVDGIVIDGQSHVNESMITGEAIPIAKKLGDKVIGGTMNENGCLLVKATHVGSETALSQIVQLVEAAQLARAPVQKLADQISRIFVPTVVIVAIITWLGWFIPGKLGIFPKHWIPKDMDEFELALQFGISVLVVACPCALGLATPTAVMVASGKGASQGVLIKGGNALEKAHKIKIIVFDKTGTLTIGKPEVVSDVLFSNFPMEEVCDMATAAEANSEHPIAKAVVVHAKRLREKFGSNGESIADVKEFEVHPGAGVGGKVGHRTVLVGNRRLMRSFNVLVGEKVEKYISENEHLARTCVLVAIDGEVAGAFAVTDPVKPEAKRVITFLRSMGISSIMVTGDNLATGSAVAKEIGIETVFAETDPVGKADKIKELQLKGLTVAMVGDGINDSPALAAADVGMAIGAGTDVAIEAADIVLIKSNLEDVVTAIDLSKKTMSRIRLNYVWALGYNILGMPIAAGILYPFTGIRLPPWLAGACMAASSLSVVCSSLLLQSYKKPLEVQHY, encoded by the exons ATGGAAGCTAATGGAGTGGCTGAACTTAAAGAACCTCTATTGGAGTGTTCGGATAGTGATAGCGTTGCAATCACAATTCCTGATTTGGATCAcaagaaaaatgagaaaattagCAGCATTATGTTCAGAGTAGGAGGTATGGAATGTGCATCTTGTGCAGTATCCATAGAATCTGCACTTGGAAAGCTTAATGGGGTTCGAAGTGTCATGGTATCGCCACTTCAAGGTCAGGCTGTGATCAAATATGTGCCAGAGTTGATTAAT GTAAAAACAATCAAGGAAGCTTTGGAGGACACAGGTTTTACAGCTGAGGAGTTTCCCGAACAAGACATAGCAGTATGTCGGTTGAGAATTAAGGGAATGGCGTGCACAAGCTGCTCTGAATCTGTTGAACGCGCTCTACAGATGATCAATGGAGTCAAAAAAGCAGTGGTTGGTTTAACACTTGAAGAAGCAAAGGTCCATTTCGATTCAAGTGTTATTGATACTGATCACATCATTGAAGCAATAGAAGATGCTGGTTTTGGAGCCACTCTCATTAGCTCCGGGAATGAAGGAAACAAAGTACATCTAAAACTTGAAGGTGTGAATAATCCCGAAGacataacaacaataaaaaccTCTCTTGAATCAACTCCCGGTGTGGTTGATGTTTCTTTTGACATGACAGAACATAAGGTAACAATTAGCTATGACCCTGATGTAACCGGTCCACGATCTCTTATAAAGTGCATTGAAGAAGCAGGACATGATCCAAGCCCTTTTAGTGCAAGCTTATATGTTCCTCCAAGGCAAAGAAAGGAAGAACAGTTGCATGAAATTCGGGTGTTTAGGAATCAATTTTTTGTGAGTTGCTTATTTACAGTTCCAATATTTATGTTCTCAATGGTACTGCCTATGCTTCCTCCATATGGTGATTGGCTTGAGTATAAGATTCACAACATGCTCTCAATTGGGATGATTTTAAGTTGGATCCTTTGCACACCGGTGCAGTTTGTTGTTGGCCGAAG GTTCTATGTCGGGTCATATCATGCGTTGAGGCGAAAATCTGCTAACATGGATGTTTTGGTTGCGCTAGGATCTAATGCTGCATATTTCTACTCAGTTTATGTAGTGATTAAGTCATTGACATCAGAAACATTTGAAGGCCAAGAATTTTTCGAAACTAGTGCCATGTTGATTTCTTTTATCCTCTTAGGAAAATATTTGGAAGTTGTAGCGAAAGGGAAGACATCTGATGCCTTAGAAAAGCTAACCGATCTTGCTCCAGATTCTGCTCATTTGGTAACACTAGATGGAGATGGAAATGTCACTTCAGAGATGGAAATTAACACTCAATTGATACAGAAAAACGACATTATTAAGATCGTTCCAGGAGCAAAAGTTCCTGTTGATGGGATTGTCATAGATGGTCAAAGCCATGTCAATGAGAGTATGATTACAGGAGAGGCCATTCCCATTGCAAAGAAACTCGGCGATAAG GTTATTGGAGGGACAATGAATGAGAATGGATGCTTACTAGTTAAGGCCACCCATGTTGGATCAGAGACTGCTCTTTCCCAGATTGTTCAACTTGTTGAAGCTGCTCAGCTTGCCCGAGCACCTGTCCAAAAACTAGCTGATCAGATATCAAGAATTTTTGTTCCAACA GTTGTTATTGTGGCTATCATAACCTGGTTGGGATGGTTTATACCTGGAAAGCTTGGTATATTCCCTAAACATTGGATACCAAAAGACATGGATGAATTTGAGCTTGCGCTGCAATTCGGTATTTCAGTTTTGGTGGTTGCTTGCCCGTGTGCTCTCGGTCTAGCAACACCAACAGCGGTCATGGTTGCCTCGGGAAAGGGTGCTTCTCAAGGTGTCCTTATTAAAGGTGGTAATGCACTTGAAAAGGCACACAAG ATCAAAATTATTGTCTTTGACAAGACTGGAACTCTTACTATTGGAAAGCCTGAAGTAGTTAGTGATGTGCtcttttctaactttccaatgGAGGAAGTGTGTGACATGGCCACAGCTGCAGAG GCGAACAGTGAACACCCAATTGCAAAAGCTGTGGTTGTGCACGCTAAGAGGCTGCGAGAAAAGTTCGGGTCAAATGGTGAATCTATAGCAGATGTTAAAGAGTTTGAGGTGCATCCAGGAGCAGGAGTGGGCGGAAAAGTTGGTCATAGAACGGTTTTAGTCGGTAACAGAAGACTCATGCGCTCTTTTAATGTCCTGGTTGGTGAAAAGGTTGAGAAATATATATCAGAAAACGAGCACCTGGCTCGGACATGTGTTTTGGTTGCGATTGATGGGGAAGTTGCTGGAGCTTTCGCTGTAACTGATCCTGTGAAACCAGAGGCGAAGCGTGTCATAACTTTTCTGCGCTCGATGGGCATATCTAGCATAATGGTGACTGGTGACAACTTGGCCACAGGTTCTGCTGTTGCAAAGGAGATTGGGATTGAGACAGTTTTCGCCGAGACTGACCCAGTTGGAAAAGCCGACAAGATCAAGGAATTACAG TTGAAAGGGTTGACAGTAGCAATGGTGGGGGACGGAATAAATGACTCGCCAGCATTGGCTGCAGCCGACGTAGGCATGGCCATTGGTGCAGGAACCGACGTAGCAATAGAAGCAGCCGACATAGTTTTGATCAAGAGCAACTTGGAAGATGTTGTAACGGCCATAGATCTTTCCAAAAAGACTATGTCTAGAATTCGGTTGAATTATGTTTGGGCCCTCGGCTACAACATCCTCGGGATGCCAATTGCGGCGGGAATCTTGTACCCTTTTACAGGAATCCGATTGCCACCTTGGCTAGCCGGTGCTTGCATGGCGGCTTCCTCTCTTAGTGTGGTTTGTTCTTCACTTTTGTTGCAATCTTATAAGAAGCCTTTGGAAGTTCAACACTATTAA
- the LOC115720564 gene encoding AP2/ERF and B3 domain-containing transcription factor At1g51120-like, whose protein sequence is MDQDESSSMISSAKNTNYGIHQSNNSNYYKRAKHDHDQHNHRDYVDQTTNVCDISDNSNHVMINISSPSAKFKGVVPQQNGHWGAQIYANHQRIWLGTFKSEKAAAMAYDSAAIRLRNGDTHRNFPWTNVTLHEPDFQSQYTMEAILNMIKDGSYQSKFEEFLRNRSQKKEFVENNSVSTTNHHDRHHFHHPHHHFNQQIRVHGDAQFLCRQLFQKELTPSDVGKLNRLVIPKKYAVKYFPYISELAESGIEDIELVFYDKLMRSWRFRYCYWRSSQSFVFTRGWNRFVKENNLKANDVITFYTCHKCNVHGTRDENGQIFCLIDVTHNNGIIESQSCLNNSGTNNSNNIEVMKVDLDLDLDLDLNYHHHHEDKFDHEAIAISTTHHHEFKYKEVEASRSVEEKKFRLFGVDIK, encoded by the exons ATGGATCAAGATGAATCATCTAGCATGATTTCAAGTGCCAAAAACACCAATTATGGTATTCATCAAAGTAATAATAGTAATTACTATAAGAGAGCAAAGCATGATCATGATCAACATAATCATCGCGATTATGTTGATCAAACGACTAATGTTTGTGACATTAGCGATAATAGTAATCATGTTATGATTAATATTAGTTCACCCTCGGCGAAATTTAAAGGTGTTGTGCCACAACAGAATGGTCACTGGGGTGCACAAATCTACGCCAACCATCAGAGGATTTGGCTTGGAACGTTTAAGTCTGAGAAGGCAGCTGCCATGGCGTATGATAGCGCTGCCATCAGACTCCGAAATGGGGACACACATAGGAACTTTCCGTGGACTAACGTTACTCTCCACGAGCCTGATTTTCAAAGCCAATACACTATGGAAGCAATTCTCAACATGATCAAGGATGGTTCTTATCAATCGAAATTCGAAGAATTTTTGAGAAATCGATCTCAAAAAAAGGAATTTGTGGAGAATAATAGTGTAAGTACTACTAATCATCATGATcgtcatcattttcatcatcctcatcatcattTCAACCAACAAATTAGGGTTCATGGAGATGCACAATTTTTGTGTAGACAACTCTTTCAAAAGGAGTTGACACCAAGTGATGTTGGTAAGCTCAATAGACTTGTTATCCCTAAAAAATATGCAGTGAAATATTTTCCTTACATTAGTGAGTTag CCGAAAGCGGGATTGAAGATATTGAGCTAGTTTTCTACGACAAGCTAATGAGGTCATGGAGATTTCGGTATTGTTATTGGAGGAGTAGCCAGAGTTTCGTCTTCACAAGAGGTTGGAATCGTTTCGTGAAGGAAAATAATTTGAAAGCCAATGATGTTATAACATTCTATACATGTCATAAGTGCAATGTTCATGGAACAAGGGATGAAAATGGCCAAATTTTTTGCTTAATTGATGTAACTCATAATAATGGGATTATTGAAAGCCAAAGTTGTTTGAACAATAGTGGtactaataatagtaataatattgAAGTGATGAAGGTTGATTTGGATCTTGATTTGgatttagatttgaattatcatcatcatcatgaggATAAATTTGATCATGAAGCCATAGCCATTAGTACTACTCATCATCATGAGTTCAAATACAAAGAAGTTGAGGCATCTAGAAGTGTGGAGGAGAAAAAGTTTAGGTTATTTGGTGTAGACATCAAGTGA
- the LOC133033871 gene encoding uncharacterized protein LOC133033871 translates to MIQKALWREMGFGYVDLTLRLSLPGTHHNNIQYDFHQPQPQPQVPKPKPDYVPFFISFFPSNNTTDVAPAPAPTLAHGVSIGNVGANASIPITSGVGSGIDFVFGIGDGDGKGSATIVSANSASTGVVDADSGAANATSPGVVVQELNNDTITRRNYRKRGLDIEEQVDEEDRDANRTRCSNRNCGTHSTPMWRRGPLGPKTLCNACGIKFRKLEERKAEGGDSD, encoded by the exons ATGATCCAAAAAGCTTTATGGAGAGAAATGGGTTTTGGCTATGTTGATCTTACTCTTCGATTAAGCTTACCTGGAACTCATCACAATAATATCCAATATGATTTTCACCag CCACAACCACAACCACAAGTACCAAAACCAAAACCAGACTATGTCCCCttctttattagtttttttcCTAGTAATAATACTACTGATGTTGCTCCTGCTCCTGCTCCTACTCTTGCTCATGGTGTTAGCATTGGCAATGTTGGTGCCAATGCTAGTATTCCTATTACTAGCGGTGTTGGCTCTGGCATTGACTTTGTTTTTGGTATTGGTGACGGTGATGGTAAAGGTAGTGCTACTATTGTTAGTGCTAATTCTGCTTCTACTGGTGTCGTCGATGCTGATAGTGGTGCTGCTAACGCTACTAGTCCTGGAGTAGTCGTACAAGAGTTGAACAACGATACTATTACTCGAAGGAACTATAGAAAACGCGGTCTTGATATAGAGGAGCAGGTtgatgaggaagatcgtgatgCTAATCGCACGAGGTGCTCCAACCGTAACTGCGGTACTCACTCTACTCCCATGTGGCGCAGAGGTCCTCTTGGCCCCaag actCTGTGTAATGCTTGTGGAATCAAGTTTCGGAAGCTAGAAGAGAGAAAAGCAGAAGGTGGTGACAGTGATTAA